A window of the Equus asinus isolate D_3611 breed Donkey chromosome 20, EquAss-T2T_v2, whole genome shotgun sequence genome harbors these coding sequences:
- the LOC106827788 gene encoding olfactory receptor 7E24-like encodes MGPPLVLNSSTVNKRAYEQKHKTIKCLSYREPKNVTSVSEFFLVGFSDDQELQPLLFGLFLSVYLVAIFGNLLIILVVSCDSHLHTPMYFFLSNLSLVDIGFISTTVPKMIVDIQTQNRVISYVGCLTQMYFFVHFACMDDMLLTVMAYDRFVAICHPLHYSVIMSPRLCGFLVLASFLIGLLDSQLHNLIVLQLTCFKDVDISNIFCGPSQFLSLACSDTLSNNIAIYIFGAIFGFLPFSGISFSYYKIISSIRRVPSTGGKYKAFSTCGTHLSVVCLFYGTGFGIYFGSAFSPSLWKDVVSSIMCTTVTPMLNPFIYSLRNRDIKNALQRTMSNISYYLPCLFVISHS; translated from the exons ATGGGACCTCCCCTGGTGCTGAACTCCTCAACTGTAAATAAGAGGGCTTATGAACAGAAACACAAGACCATCAA ATGTCTAAGCTACAGAGAACCAAAAAATGTAACAAGTGTCTCAGAATTCTTCCTCGTGGGATTCTCAGATGATCAAGAACTGCAGCCTTTGCTCTTTGGGCTGTTCCTGTCTGTGTACCTGGTTGCCATCTTTGGGAACCTGCTCATCATCCTGGTTGTCAGCTGTGACTCCCACcttcacactcccatgtacttcttcctctccaacctgTCCTTGGTTGACATTGGTTTCATCTCCACCACAGTCCCCAAGATGATTGTGGACATCCAAACTCAAAACAGAGTCATCTCTTATGTGGGCTGCCTGACGCAGATGtatttttttgtccattttgcaTGTATGGATGATATGCTTCTgactgtgatggcctatgaccggttTGTGGCCATCTGTCACCCTCTGCACTACTCAGTCATCATGAGCCCACGCCTCTGTGGCTTCTTAGTTTTGGCGTCTTTTTTAATTGGCCTTTTGGACTCCCAGCTGCACAATTTGATTGTTTTGCAACTTACCTGCTTCAAGGATGTGGACATTTCTAATATCTTCTGTGGCCCTTCTCAATTCCTCAGCCTTGCCTGTTCTGATACTCTCTCCAATAACATAGCCATATATATTTTTGGTGCCATTTTTGgttttctccctttctcaggCATCTCTTTTTCTTACTATAAAATTATTTCCTCTATTCGGAGAGTTCCATCAACAGGTGGGAAGTATAAAGCCTTCTCCACATGTGGCACTCACCTGtcagttgtttgcttattttatggAACAGGCTTTGGCATTTACTTTGGATCAGCATTTTCACCTTCTCTCTGGAAGGATGTGGTGTCCTCAATCATGTGCACAACAGtcacccccatgctgaaccccttcatttacagcctgaggaacagggACATCAAGAATGCCCT CCAAAGGACCATG tccaatatatcctattacttgccatgtttatttgtcatttctCACAGCTGA